In Mucilaginibacter celer, one DNA window encodes the following:
- a CDS encoding Crp/Fnr family transcriptional regulator — translation MSANGTEIEILRTILGSAGMKPEAFDLSLPYWKLKQYKKGEFYNEYKNVCKHLGFVITGVFRIYRVNSDTGEEKNMLFFTDNQFVASYKSFLAQTACDYYTEAMVDSLILYIHIDHLNELYRQSHSWERFGRIVAETAFHEVMVNTEGFLFKTPEDRYREMMEKHPNIFNSVPLYHIASYLGIQGPSLSRIRKRMVGK, via the coding sequence ATGTCAGCAAACGGAACGGAGATTGAAATACTACGAACAATTTTAGGATCTGCCGGTATGAAACCGGAAGCATTCGATCTTTCATTGCCTTATTGGAAATTAAAGCAGTATAAAAAAGGTGAGTTTTACAATGAATACAAAAATGTTTGCAAGCATCTTGGGTTTGTGATTACCGGCGTGTTCAGGATCTACCGGGTAAACAGCGATACCGGCGAAGAAAAGAATATGCTGTTTTTTACTGATAATCAGTTTGTAGCATCTTATAAAAGCTTTTTGGCTCAAACGGCCTGCGATTATTATACCGAAGCGATGGTTGATTCGCTCATCTTATATATCCATATTGATCATCTGAATGAACTTTACAGGCAGTCGCACTCGTGGGAACGTTTTGGAAGAATAGTAGCTGAGACAGCCTTTCACGAGGTTATGGTTAATACAGAAGGATTTTTGTTTAAAACACCTGAAGACCGTTACCGGGAGATGATGGAGAAGCATCCGAATATTTTTAATTCGGTACCACTTTATCATATCGCTTCTTACCTGGGCATCCAGGGGCCGTCGCTAAGCCGCATTCGTAAAAGAATGGTTGGAAAATAA
- a CDS encoding alpha/beta fold hydrolase: protein MKKLIFILFAVATATIMFSSCSKKNDVKPSPKNYVLVHGAWQAPYVWEAVKATLISEGNNVTVVELPGHGSDQTVPSTLTLNSYRDKVLGAISNVNGKVILVGHSLGGMIISAVAEQNPSKIEKLVYLSAYLPTSGQSLLDLALTDAGSSLGDTVNGQKVLIENDAIGILDVLHDQITNVFIKDGSTQAKNLVLQNYRSEPLIPFTNPVTLTAANFGSVPKIYIKTLQDRVVSPGLQNRMIAAGNVKTVYQLNTSHSSFLAKPDSVAILLTKIGQ, encoded by the coding sequence ATGAAAAAACTCATATTCATCTTATTTGCGGTAGCTACTGCTACCATTATGTTTTCATCTTGTTCTAAAAAGAATGATGTAAAACCCAGTCCTAAAAATTATGTATTGGTGCACGGCGCATGGCAAGCCCCTTATGTATGGGAAGCTGTAAAAGCTACCCTCATTAGCGAAGGCAACAATGTAACCGTTGTTGAATTGCCTGGCCATGGCAGCGATCAAACAGTTCCGTCAACCTTAACTTTAAACAGCTACAGGGACAAAGTTCTTGGTGCCATCTCAAACGTAAATGGCAAAGTTATCCTGGTGGGCCATAGCTTAGGGGGGATGATCATCTCTGCCGTTGCCGAGCAAAATCCTTCTAAAATCGAGAAGCTGGTTTACCTGTCGGCTTATTTGCCAACCTCCGGCCAATCTTTACTTGACCTTGCGCTTACTGATGCCGGCTCAAGCCTTGGTGATACAGTTAACGGACAAAAAGTATTGATAGAAAATGATGCCATAGGAATCCTCGACGTGCTGCACGATCAAATTACGAACGTTTTTATCAAGGACGGTTCAACCCAGGCTAAGAATCTTGTACTGCAAAATTACCGTTCGGAGCCGTTAATTCCATTTACCAATCCGGTAACATTAACTGCGGCTAATTTCGGTTCGGTACCGAAAATTTATATCAAAACCCTGCAGGATCGTGTGGTTTCTCCCGGTTTACAAAACAGGATGATTGCCGCCGGCAATGTAAAAACAGTATACCAGCTAAATACCAGCCACTCGTCATTCCTGGCAAAACCAGATTCGGTAGCCATATTACTAACCAAAATAGGACAATAG
- a CDS encoding RNA polymerase sigma factor, with protein sequence MKKNNTLSSHGGASQHEAFIPQNWQYHYHSLFSFARKLITDTDIIKDLIQETFLIALETQSKFMGRCSEKTWLIAILKRRIYDEYRRQAKEKRHLGHAIDIFEPDNLFDSYKDSALIEQIKYDSGCDDADLANDLIKDGLKSIPSKTKDILIKIYYDNRSVSSICEELKITPSNCYVICYRGKELLRNFLIQRLFTD encoded by the coding sequence ATGAAAAAAAATAATACCTTATCAAGTCACGGAGGTGCTTCCCAACATGAAGCTTTTATACCTCAAAACTGGCAATATCACTATCACTCATTATTTAGTTTTGCCCGAAAACTTATAACAGATACTGATATTATAAAGGATTTGATACAGGAGACTTTTTTAATTGCGCTCGAGACCCAATCAAAATTTATGGGTAGGTGCAGCGAAAAAACATGGCTTATTGCTATACTTAAACGGCGGATTTATGATGAATACCGCAGGCAGGCAAAGGAAAAAAGGCATTTGGGGCATGCTATAGATATTTTTGAGCCTGATAACTTATTTGATTCCTATAAAGACTCTGCTTTAATTGAGCAAATTAAATATGATAGCGGCTGTGATGATGCAGATTTAGCTAATGACCTGATAAAAGATGGTTTAAAATCAATTCCGTCAAAAACCAAAGACATATTAATTAAAATTTATTACGATAATCGCTCTGTTAGTTCTATTTGCGAAGAATTAAAAATTACGCCTTCAAACTGTTATGTTATTTGTTACCGGGGAAAAGAGTTGTTGCGCAATTTTTTAATCCAACGTTTGTTTACCGACTAA
- a CDS encoding AraC family transcriptional regulator has product MEIKNLYRPYELELLETDNYIAKPHRNTFFEMVFTLQGQGIQVINGHELPYTSDKFFLIFPEDQHGFEVQELTRFYFIRFTDSYLKTQSEQWVKKMEYIFHNHNHLPGCILKTVTDKPLVRAMIEALIRETSNTYPQHKEVLEQLMNTIITIAARNITLQQHADIIKQPSAVTLPLLNYIHEYIYQPERLKLESIASCFNFSPNYISEYFKKVAGESLQQYITSYKLKLIETRLQYTDKRMSEIAYEFGFTDESHLNRIFKKYKGENPTAFRKRYAVMSN; this is encoded by the coding sequence ATGGAGATCAAAAATCTTTACCGCCCTTATGAGCTTGAATTGCTCGAAACGGATAATTATATAGCCAAACCGCACCGCAACACCTTTTTTGAAATGGTTTTCACCCTGCAGGGCCAGGGTATCCAGGTTATTAACGGGCATGAACTGCCTTATACTTCGGATAAGTTTTTTCTGATTTTCCCCGAAGATCAGCATGGTTTTGAGGTGCAGGAACTTACCCGGTTTTATTTTATCCGTTTTACCGATAGCTATCTTAAAACCCAAAGCGAGCAGTGGGTGAAAAAGATGGAATATATTTTTCATAACCACAATCACTTACCGGGCTGTATTTTAAAAACCGTTACTGATAAGCCATTGGTAAGGGCCATGATTGAGGCTTTGATCCGCGAAACATCAAACACTTATCCGCAACACAAAGAGGTGCTTGAGCAGCTCATGAATACCATTATAACTATTGCGGCACGTAATATTACGTTGCAGCAGCATGCCGATATTATCAAACAGCCCTCGGCAGTAACCCTGCCGCTGCTTAATTACATTCACGAATACATTTATCAGCCCGAGCGTTTAAAGCTGGAGAGCATAGCATCCTGCTTTAATTTTTCGCCAAATTATATCAGCGAATATTTTAAGAAAGTAGCCGGAGAAAGCTTGCAGCAATACATCACCAGTTATAAACTAAAACTGATAGAAACCCGCCTGCAATACACCGATAAACGGATGAGTGAAATAGCATACGAGTTTGGCTTTACCGATGAAAGCCACCTGAACAGGATTTTTAAAAAGTATAAAGGGGAGAACCCCACGGCGTTTAGGAAGCGGTATGCAGTAATGAGTAATTAA
- a CDS encoding DoxX family protein, whose protein sequence is MNTTSFLILRLAIGASMFGHGLVRLPKLAMFSNWMVGTFQKSMLPKAMVTPFSYLLPIAEFTIGLLLISGLFTKSALIGGGVVMMILIFGSCMIENWEIIPSQLIHAAFFAVLLQFAANNTYALDNLLLKK, encoded by the coding sequence ATGAACACCACATCATTTTTAATTTTAAGGCTGGCCATTGGTGCCAGCATGTTTGGCCACGGCCTGGTTCGCTTACCAAAACTGGCTATGTTCAGTAACTGGATGGTAGGCACTTTTCAGAAATCAATGCTGCCCAAAGCAATGGTAACTCCGTTCAGTTACCTGCTTCCCATTGCCGAGTTTACTATCGGTTTACTGCTCATCTCCGGCTTATTCACCAAATCTGCTTTAATTGGGGGCGGCGTAGTGATGATGATATTAATTTTTGGCAGCTGTATGATTGAAAACTGGGAGATCATTCCATCACAATTAATCCACGCCGCGTTTTTTGCTGTACTGCTTCAGTTTGCGGCTAATAATACTTACGCTTTAGATAACCTCTTGCTAAAAAAATAA
- a CDS encoding polysaccharide deacetylase family protein, translating into MSSRREFMKQGGVLGLAGLVGSNLTASAQESKTVNNNNTSKWADGSRLVVSVSMQFEAGGQPDNAESPFPQNMQKGFIDLPGATWFQYGYKEGIPRMLDNWDKLGIKVTSHMVGSAVLKNPALAKEIVERGHEAAAHGMNWATEYTMPYEQEKQFIKDGADAIKKVTGFTPIGYNANWLRRGENTLKILQELGFVYHIDDLSRDEPFIIPVNQKDFVVVPYTIRNNDIVLIEGKNFSTDQFLNQVKMDFDQLYAEAEFKRRQMSISFHDRIGGTPQMVKATTELIKYIQQHKEVSFKRKDEIAGMAIADKTTIRER; encoded by the coding sequence ATGAGCTCACGAAGAGAATTTATGAAACAAGGCGGCGTGCTTGGTTTGGCCGGCCTGGTGGGCAGCAACTTAACGGCATCTGCTCAAGAAAGTAAGACTGTAAATAATAACAATACCTCAAAATGGGCCGATGGCTCGAGGCTGGTAGTATCAGTATCCATGCAATTTGAAGCGGGCGGCCAGCCGGATAATGCCGAAAGCCCATTTCCGCAAAATATGCAAAAAGGCTTTATCGATTTGCCGGGCGCAACCTGGTTTCAGTATGGCTACAAAGAAGGCATTCCGCGGATGCTGGATAACTGGGACAAGCTGGGCATTAAAGTAACGTCGCACATGGTGGGTTCGGCAGTGCTTAAAAATCCGGCTTTGGCTAAAGAGATTGTTGAGCGCGGCCACGAAGCTGCCGCCCATGGCATGAACTGGGCAACCGAGTACACCATGCCCTACGAGCAGGAAAAACAATTTATAAAAGATGGTGCCGACGCTATTAAAAAAGTAACCGGTTTTACACCGATAGGCTACAATGCCAACTGGCTGCGCCGGGGTGAAAATACCCTGAAAATACTACAGGAGCTTGGCTTTGTTTATCATATTGACGATTTGAGCCGCGACGAGCCTTTCATAATCCCGGTAAACCAAAAAGATTTTGTGGTAGTGCCCTACACCATCCGCAACAATGATATTGTACTGATAGAGGGCAAAAACTTCTCGACGGATCAGTTCCTCAACCAGGTAAAAATGGATTTCGACCAGCTTTATGCCGAGGCTGAATTTAAACGCCGCCAAATGTCAATCAGCTTTCACGACAGGATTGGAGGCACACCGCAAATGGTTAAAGCTACTACCGAGCTGATCAAATACATTCAACAGCACAAAGAGGTGAGCTTTAAACGCAAGGATGAGATTGCGGGGATGGCGATAGCGGATAAAACTACGATAAGGGAAAGGTGA
- a CDS encoding DUF4157 domain-containing protein has protein sequence MQKHHQNKPESTQQAGNMKRKAIAAAGAYLPDNRPQTVMQRKQAEALANYRLATAPVQKKQNGTGLPDKLKNGIEHLSGHPMDDVKVHYNSSKPTQLHAHAYAQGSQIHLAPGQQKHLPHEAWHVAQQKQGRVKPTLQLKNKVNINDDASLEQEADLMGAKAMSTSAVAQPKFAGSLQANLAGTIQKMAVVPKLADGTELDYERMSPSNDDQAPVRIAEYRFTAAPVATQENALLHIRDLYAEIGTGLQGDPLFLSRGSLRTYAYGNAANAPRVYNVLLNNGSVPAQIPATNQQKINTYRPVLGDPSPARQNLRLFLDNPDIHLKDPLKVVISVPHGTGTLTATVTFTEAFRGYVTGMHEVAGGGGAPLINATLERRDTYGEATHTATTPIATFSGTHHLTGTRTAQEEIALAHTGNTHYQQERGVDAMTKVIAEGGRFQCVNELGTSIKNSTRFYAEKPGYGDQDTIYPYVTFAELYRLWTLEFGARYKIPNSEVVDYLISNADRLPHMTDETLLARPNAVSVDE, from the coding sequence ATGCAAAAGCATCATCAAAATAAACCGGAAAGCACACAGCAGGCCGGTAACATGAAGCGTAAAGCCATAGCTGCGGCCGGAGCATATCTTCCTGATAACCGCCCGCAAACAGTAATGCAGCGAAAACAGGCCGAAGCTTTAGCCAATTACAGATTGGCAACTGCCCCGGTACAAAAAAAGCAAAATGGTACAGGCCTGCCCGATAAACTAAAAAACGGGATAGAGCACTTATCGGGTCACCCGATGGATGATGTAAAGGTACACTACAACTCGTCGAAGCCTACACAATTACACGCACATGCATATGCCCAGGGCTCGCAGATTCATCTGGCCCCAGGGCAGCAAAAGCACTTGCCACATGAGGCATGGCATGTGGCACAGCAAAAACAAGGCAGGGTAAAGCCTACGCTGCAATTAAAAAATAAAGTTAATATTAATGATGATGCCAGCCTGGAGCAGGAAGCCGACCTGATGGGTGCCAAAGCCATGAGTACTTCGGCAGTGGCCCAGCCAAAGTTTGCCGGGAGCCTGCAGGCTAACCTTGCCGGTACAATACAAAAAATGGCCGTAGTACCTAAACTTGCCGATGGTACCGAACTTGACTATGAACGCATGTCGCCCTCCAATGATGATCAGGCTCCGGTACGTATAGCCGAATATCGTTTTACTGCCGCACCCGTTGCTACCCAGGAAAACGCCCTACTTCACATCCGTGATCTGTACGCCGAAATAGGGACCGGTTTGCAGGGAGACCCTCTATTTTTATCCCGCGGAAGTTTGAGAACTTATGCATACGGAAATGCAGCCAACGCGCCCCGGGTTTATAATGTTTTGCTGAATAATGGCAGCGTGCCGGCCCAAATTCCGGCAACTAATCAACAAAAAATAAATACATACCGCCCGGTTCTGGGCGACCCCTCTCCGGCCCGCCAAAACTTAAGGCTGTTTCTTGATAATCCCGATATCCATTTAAAAGATCCTTTAAAGGTGGTTATTTCTGTACCTCATGGCACAGGTACGTTAACCGCAACAGTTACTTTTACCGAGGCTTTTAGGGGATATGTTACCGGCATGCATGAAGTAGCTGGCGGTGGCGGAGCACCTTTAATAAATGCCACGCTTGAGCGCCGCGACACGTATGGCGAGGCAACACATACCGCAACTACGCCTATTGCTACATTTAGCGGTACTCACCATCTCACCGGTACCAGAACTGCTCAGGAAGAAATAGCGTTGGCACATACCGGAAACACGCATTACCAGCAGGAACGAGGTGTTGACGCCATGACAAAAGTTATTGCCGAAGGCGGAAGATTTCAATGCGTAAACGAATTGGGAACCAGTATTAAAAACTCCACCAGATTTTATGCAGAAAAACCGGGTTACGGCGATCAGGACACAATTTATCCTTATGTAACTTTCGCAGAACTATATCGCTTATGGACATTAGAGTTTGGAGCGCGTTATAAAATACCTAACAGCGAAGTAGTTGATTACCTGATTAGCAATGCCGATAGGTTACCCCACATGACGGATGAAACCTTATTGGCTCGCCCGAATGCGGTAAGTGTTGACGAATAA
- a CDS encoding sulfatase-like hydrolase/transferase translates to MKHLTKLTFKTILLLISVLLIHPVSAQKKQLPNIIFVLADDMGYSDLSCYGNPVIRTPFLDKMAQKGVRATNYVVSSPTCTPSRASLLTGRYASRMNLPYPIGPGSSLGIPDQEVTIAEMLKQVGYKTAMIGKWHLGDHAPYNHPMAQGFDSYYGLLYSHDYRAPYVQTDTTIKVFRNHKPEILKPADSSLVDLYKREAISYIKKQKGSDKPFFLYLAHNMPHLPVAFASSKKNKNRSDGGHLGDVVEQLDESLDEVWAELEKQGLADNTIFMFSSDNGPWIDFPNRMLGDNATKHWDAGTAGVFRGSKGLSYEGGVREPFIVYWKNHTPVGASITSMMSNLDVLPTLTKWTGAQLPKGRTLDGQSIADVLTGKAPKHPWHRPIYYYNNSVCEAVRMGDWKYREVKANNNVGGVAGSPLPAQTELFNLAYDPGERTNVIKEYPEIAQKLKVLFDQYPGMKEN, encoded by the coding sequence ATGAAACATCTAACCAAATTAACCTTTAAAACTATCCTGTTGCTGATTTCGGTATTGTTGATCCATCCTGTATCGGCACAAAAAAAACAACTCCCCAATATCATTTTTGTATTAGCCGATGATATGGGCTACTCCGACCTGAGTTGTTACGGAAACCCGGTTATCCGCACACCATTCCTTGATAAAATGGCCCAAAAGGGGGTACGGGCAACCAACTATGTAGTAAGCAGCCCAACCTGCACGCCGTCGCGCGCCTCCTTACTTACAGGGCGTTATGCCTCCAGGATGAACCTGCCTTACCCAATCGGCCCCGGGTCATCGTTAGGAATCCCCGATCAGGAAGTTACCATTGCCGAAATGCTGAAGCAAGTTGGCTACAAAACGGCTATGATAGGTAAATGGCATCTTGGCGATCATGCCCCTTATAACCACCCGATGGCGCAAGGATTTGATTCGTACTATGGTTTGTTGTACAGCCACGATTATCGCGCGCCTTATGTGCAAACTGATACCACAATCAAAGTATTCCGCAATCATAAACCAGAAATCCTGAAGCCTGCCGATTCGTCGCTGGTTGACTTGTACAAGCGCGAAGCCATCAGCTATATCAAAAAACAAAAAGGGAGCGATAAGCCTTTCTTCCTGTACCTGGCGCACAATATGCCGCATTTGCCGGTTGCCTTTGCATCATCAAAAAAAAATAAAAACCGCAGCGATGGCGGCCATTTAGGTGATGTGGTTGAACAACTGGACGAAAGCCTTGATGAAGTTTGGGCCGAGCTGGAAAAACAAGGCCTGGCGGATAATACCATCTTTATGTTCTCGAGCGATAATGGCCCATGGATTGATTTTCCTAACCGGATGCTGGGCGACAATGCCACCAAACATTGGGATGCCGGTACAGCCGGCGTTTTTCGCGGCAGCAAAGGCTTATCGTACGAAGGTGGTGTACGCGAGCCATTCATCGTGTATTGGAAAAATCATACCCCTGTTGGTGCAAGTATTACCAGCATGATGAGCAACCTTGACGTTTTACCTACCCTGACCAAATGGACGGGGGCCCAGTTGCCAAAAGGCCGTACGCTGGATGGACAATCAATTGCTGATGTGCTAACAGGTAAAGCGCCTAAACACCCATGGCATCGCCCAATTTACTACTATAACAACAGCGTTTGCGAAGCCGTACGCATGGGCGATTGGAAGTACCGCGAAGTAAAAGCCAATAACAATGTAGGCGGAGTAGCCGGCTCGCCGCTACCCGCCCAAACCGAATTGTTTAACCTGGCTTACGACCCAGGCGAGCGTACCAACGTAATTAAAGAATATCCGGAGATAGCGCAGAAACTGAAAGTGCTTTTTGATCAATATCCGGGGATGAAGGAGAATTAA
- a CDS encoding winged helix-turn-helix transcriptional regulator → MEGETMSHQRNHADERQALQDTMYVIGGKWTLPIINSICNGNRRFREIERSIPGITTRMLSRELKSMEMNKLVKRTVTPTSPVLIEYESTEYCRSFGNIILEMIKWGKEHREILRNADKQQS, encoded by the coding sequence ATGGAAGGAGAAACAATGTCACACCAGCGTAATCATGCCGATGAGCGGCAGGCGCTGCAGGATACCATGTATGTGATAGGCGGCAAATGGACACTACCCATCATCAATTCGATATGCAACGGCAACAGGCGTTTCCGAGAAATTGAACGCAGTATCCCCGGCATTACCACGCGCATGTTATCGCGCGAGCTAAAATCGATGGAGATGAACAAGCTGGTAAAGCGTACGGTTACACCAACCTCGCCGGTGCTGATAGAATACGAATCGACAGAGTATTGCCGCAGTTTTGGCAACATTATTTTAGAGATGATTAAATGGGGCAAAGAGCACCGGGAGATTTTGCGGAATGCAGACAAACAGCAAAGCTGA
- a CDS encoding SDR family oxidoreductase, with amino-acid sequence MSKTIFITGTSSGLGKLTAKHFAQQGWNVAATMRSPEKETELTQYPNIRIFKLDVTNLEQVKTATEQAIATFGKIDVVVNNAGMGTYGALELAKEENIDWQFAVNTRGPINIIRAFLPHFRQNNGGMFINISSFMGITTAVPLGSLYNMSKFALEGLTEGLYYELKPLNIHLRLIEQGGSKGNNFVDSVVWNQNDDIIAYNELTNKLKNLMGGRDESMLDDPMIIVNAIDDLATGKSNKFRTVLGDMGNMLMNMRSSMPIEEYLEKMAKLF; translated from the coding sequence ATGTCAAAAACAATTTTTATAACCGGGACCAGCAGCGGCCTGGGCAAATTAACCGCCAAACATTTTGCACAACAAGGCTGGAATGTAGCCGCCACCATGCGCTCGCCCGAAAAAGAAACTGAACTAACTCAATACCCCAACATCAGGATATTTAAGTTAGATGTAACCAACCTTGAGCAGGTTAAAACCGCTACAGAACAGGCCATAGCCACATTCGGTAAAATTGATGTAGTGGTGAACAATGCGGGCATGGGTACTTACGGGGCTTTAGAACTTGCCAAAGAAGAAAATATCGACTGGCAATTTGCTGTAAATACCCGCGGGCCTATTAATATCATCAGGGCTTTCCTGCCGCATTTCAGGCAGAACAATGGTGGTATGTTTATTAACATCAGCTCATTTATGGGGATCACTACTGCCGTGCCTTTGGGTTCGCTGTACAACATGTCTAAGTTTGCTTTGGAAGGATTAACCGAAGGGCTTTACTATGAACTTAAGCCGCTTAACATTCATTTAAGGCTGATTGAACAAGGCGGATCAAAAGGGAATAATTTTGTGGATAGCGTGGTATGGAACCAGAATGATGATATAATCGCTTACAACGAGCTTACCAACAAACTAAAAAACCTGATGGGCGGGCGCGATGAATCGATGCTTGATGACCCGATGATCATCGTTAATGCTATAGATGATCTGGCAACCGGTAAGAGCAATAAGTTCCGTACTGTGTTGGGTGATATGGGGAATATGTTAATGAATATGCGTAGCAGCATGCCTATTGAGGAATATTTGGAGAAGATGGCAAAATTATTTTAA
- a CDS encoding oxidoreductase encodes MKKVWFITGSARGLGRSLTEAVLATGDNVAATARNPEQLKDLADKYPDQVYAIKLDVTDYPAVHKAVADTVAYFGKIDVLVNNAGFGIIGAAEAFTDEQVRSQLETNLYAPIEITRAVLPYMRKQRSGRILQISSVGGRIGNAGLSMYQAAKFGLSGFTEALAKEVKPLGILVTSVEPGGFRTDWAGDSMSYAPKVEGYEQTVDARADFMSTCKFVPVGDPDKAAKVMVELIDNPEPPMHLVLGSEAAALLTLADEARKAEFEKWLPVTKSTDHDEAGDFMDTEYGKAIAAQKG; translated from the coding sequence ATGAAAAAAGTATGGTTTATAACAGGTAGCGCCCGCGGATTGGGTCGCTCACTTACCGAAGCAGTTTTGGCAACCGGTGATAACGTAGCCGCTACTGCCCGCAATCCTGAACAATTGAAAGATTTGGCCGATAAATATCCAGACCAGGTTTATGCTATAAAATTAGATGTTACAGATTACCCTGCGGTGCACAAAGCAGTAGCCGATACGGTGGCTTATTTTGGTAAAATTGATGTATTGGTAAATAATGCCGGCTTCGGTATTATCGGCGCTGCCGAGGCTTTTACTGATGAGCAGGTACGCAGCCAGTTGGAAACAAATTTATATGCCCCTATCGAGATAACCCGTGCCGTATTGCCTTATATGCGCAAACAGCGCTCGGGTCGGATCTTGCAGATCAGCTCGGTTGGTGGCCGTATTGGTAATGCCGGGTTAAGCATGTATCAGGCAGCTAAATTTGGTTTGAGCGGTTTTACTGAAGCATTAGCAAAAGAAGTAAAACCATTGGGCATTTTAGTTACCAGTGTTGAACCGGGTGGTTTCCGCACCGATTGGGCGGGCGATTCGATGAGCTACGCTCCAAAGGTTGAGGGTTATGAACAAACTGTTGATGCTCGTGCCGATTTTATGTCAACCTGTAAATTTGTTCCTGTTGGTGATCCTGATAAGGCGGCTAAGGTTATGGTTGAATTGATTGACAACCCTGAACCGCCAATGCACCTGGTGTTGGGCAGCGAGGCTGCTGCACTGTTAACACTTGCCGATGAAGCCCGCAAAGCCGAATTTGAAAAATGGTTACCGGTTACCAAATCGACAGACCATGATGAGGCCGGCGATTTTATGGATACGGAGTATGGTAAGGCAATAGCGGCGCAGAAAGGTTAA
- a CDS encoding helix-turn-helix domain-containing protein → MPTPKTSPRIVYSCYSEVSRAGEQFIADHIFGYILSGDSELYVNGKNYYFKQGDYRFLKRNELAKFVKHPPKGGEFKTITIGMDQDTLKALSAELDLQANEHYTGESALFLKPNELFSNYIQSLSPYMDKTADEINPALTRHKVKEAVMILLETNPELKNVLFDFGEPGKIDLEAFMSKNYRFNVDISRFAYLTGRSLATFKRDFERIFNTSPNRWIQTQRLKDAYYLLKEKGEKVSDVYMDVGFKDLSHFSFAFKKAYGVAPSAV, encoded by the coding sequence ATGCCAACGCCCAAAACATCACCACGCATCGTTTATTCCTGCTACTCGGAAGTTAGCAGGGCGGGCGAGCAATTTATTGCCGACCACATATTCGGCTACATCCTCTCGGGCGATTCGGAGCTGTATGTTAATGGCAAAAACTATTATTTTAAACAAGGCGACTACCGTTTTTTAAAACGTAACGAACTGGCCAAGTTCGTAAAACATCCTCCCAAAGGCGGCGAATTTAAAACCATAACCATTGGCATGGATCAGGATACCCTAAAAGCTCTGAGCGCCGAGTTGGATTTGCAGGCTAATGAACATTACACCGGCGAAAGTGCTTTGTTTTTAAAGCCGAATGAGCTATTCAGCAATTATATCCAATCGCTAAGCCCGTATATGGATAAAACCGCTGATGAAATTAACCCCGCACTCACCCGGCACAAGGTTAAAGAAGCCGTAATGATTTTACTGGAAACTAATCCTGAACTAAAAAACGTCCTGTTTGATTTCGGAGAACCCGGTAAAATTGACCTGGAGGCCTTCATGAGCAAAAACTATCGGTTTAATGTTGATATCAGTCGTTTTGCTTACTTAACCGGTCGAAGTCTGGCAACATTTAAGCGCGATTTTGAACGAATCTTCAACACCTCCCCCAACCGCTGGATCCAAACCCAGCGCTTAAAAGATGCTTATTATCTGCTAAAAGAAAAAGGAGAAAAAGTATCGGATGTTTATATGGATGTAGGTTTTAAAGACCTTTCCCACTTTTCATTCGCCTTTAAAAAAGCTTACGGGGTAGCGCCGTCGGCAGTTTAG